TGTCAATGTAAACGCAAGTAACCAAAAATCTGTAATACCGCGTTTTATTACCTACATAATATTAGAAAGATTAAGAAGTATTTTTCTAGTGATTCGTTATTAACGCTATTCGTGCTTTTAACACCAGCCGTTTAGACTATTGTAGTGGACTTTTGTATGGCCTTCCTAAGTCGCAAATTGTTAAATTGCAACGTGTTGCGGAATGCTGCGGCTAGACTTGTACTGAACTTAAAGAAAGTACTCGCATATTTCTCCCGCGCTTTATGAAGTGAATTGGTTACCAGTACAACATCGTGTTCATTTTAAGATCTTAATTTGAATAGCTTTAATAAAGCTATTCATAGATTGGCGCCCAAGTATATCATAGAATTAATTAACATTAAGCCTAGATCTATGCATAATTTTAGATCAAAGATTATTGTTAGACCCTCCTAAAGGGAAAATGCTTGTCACTTTAGGTGATAAGTCTTTTTCTGCTGCCTCTCCATATTTATGGAATAGTTTGCGGGTTGAATTACGTGATATTCAGTCATTAGCTATTTATAAATGTAAgcttaaaacttatttatttcgtgTAGCCATTAAAGCGTACCCTGTTTGATATTCACTCTTATTAGTATTACTAATTAAGTTTATTATCATTAGTATAAATATTCTGTtttattaatatacatgtaattagttttactaatttgaattttattttagtattttaaattgtaaagCGCAGTTGATCAGTGAATAGAAATAGCGCTCTAGAATCtattaagtaataataataataataataataataatgataattatttgaCTATGAAAAATTgcgataaaaattattttaagataaaaaaatatgctaaaaagcgacgacgtttcgacgttagctaaacgtcattatcaagtcgaAATATGTGATTGAGTTTcggtctataaatactaaaaaaacaatagctggtTAAAAGCTGTAACAtgagtaaataattattatttgagtAAATATGAGTAAATAtgagtaaataattattatttactcaTGTAACAGCTTTTAaacagctattgtttttttagtatttatagaccgAAACTCACTCACATATTTCGACTTGATAATGAAGTTTAgttaacgtcgaaacgtcgtcgctttttagcaattatttttaatcttaaaatgattttaagcaatgttttatcgcaatttttcatagtcaaatgtttttcaaaatcacttcttgttcgaataatgataatgataatgataatgataatgataataataataattattattattatttattgaatggtaagcgtttttatttttttttgcgtgacgtgaaaaccaagaactgagcaaatacccattttcccgcgttttctGTTCAAAATTCTGTTCATACAGAAGTCGTAGAGGCTCTTTTGAACGGTCACGAGCAGCCCTAACTGATGATTCTGAAACGATGTCTTCCTCACTCCTCAGAATCTAGGCAAAGCATCGGAACTATTGCGTCTTCCATGATGGTTTAGGAAAACCACCGAGTGGGAGAATAAGGAAGAGAGGACGGTTATTTAGTTCCATCGCTACAATCGGAAAATGTTGTTCCATTTTCAGCGGTTCGTCCGACCGGTTTCTGGATGGTCGGTTTGGCTTAATGGTAAGCACCCTGAGTTTTCAGCCAAAACAAAATCTCAGGTTGGGTGTTAGTTCTTGATGAAGTGCAGTAAAATGCTGTGCACTCGATTAGACCAGAGTAGCGGGGTCATCCACTGACCTCACAGAGTCCCGGGATTTCAGTGACGTCACTATTTCACACGCCCTCATTTTTGCGTTGCTTGGCTTCATTATGGATGTTCAACAGCTTTTCAAGATTCTTAAAAAGGAAGCAGAATGCCCATTGTGCATAGAGACTGTCAAAAATCCCAAGACATTACCATGCCTTCACTCATTCTGCCTGGAGTGTCTCGACAGACATGCAAACTTCGCAAAGAGACAGCTAAAAGCGACAATCAAATGTCCGGTTTGCCAGACTTCATTCCAAATTCCGGAAACAGACACCTTCGAGAATTTGCCGTCATCGTTTCATCTCAACCGATTGGTGGATGTTCTGGCTCTAGAAGATGGCAGCGTACAGTCTCAAAGATGCAACAGTTGTGACGAGAACAATACGGCAACATCTTACTGTTTCGTGTGCCAGGATTTTCTGTGCGCATCTTGTTTTCAAGCTCACCAACGCTTAAAGGCTTCAAGGGGTCATCGCAATGTTTTGATCGACAAACTGCAAGCGCAAGATGTGCAACAGTTGATCCACAGACCCGTGATGTGTTCACAGCAATATCATGAAGATCAACCTCTCGAATTTTACTGCGAAGATTGTAAAGTTCTGATTTGCCACAAATGTACTGTAGTGAGTCATGATCGACACTCTAAGAGAGACACTCAGAAAGctgcacaagaacaaaagatgcaaatgtCCGACGCTGTGGCCAAAGTGAAAGCGGAAATGGTCAGATATGAGagtgaaattaagaaacaaactgacctaagaaacaaaaacaaagttgaaattttgaacgaggaaaagaaaatgacagacaCTGTGGAAAAATTGATTCGTGATTTGCGAGAACACGAGAGGAAAATGAAGGACAAGTTTCGTGAAATTTATGAAGCGGAACAAAAACATCACGCAACGCGAGTGGAAAACTTCGAGCTGGTTGCCACCCAGCTGAAAAGCTGCTTCGAACGCTGTCAGAGTATCTTGGATAGAAACTTCAGCGTCgaaattctacaaacaaatcacgCCATCCTCGGACGTTGTAATGAACTGTTAAATGTAAGAAAACCCGATCTTTACATGTCGCCACATATCCATTACTTGCTGGATAAGAAATTGGATCTTATGGATAAAGTTATTTTTACCAAGACTGATGCGTCAAAGTGCTTAGCTGAAGGTCAAGACAGCAAggaagtaaaggaaaggaaggagACCTATTTCGTCATTGTTACAAAGGATTCAGAAGGATTTCAATGCTATCAACAAGATGATAAATTCAAAATCGACATATTGACTCCAGAAGGTGATCAACTAAAAACAGACATTAAAGACATCAAAGACGGGAAATACAAGGTGACATACACACCACAGTGTGGCGGACAACACAGAGTGGAGATTCTTGTGAATGGACAGCCGCTGACTGGTAGTCCTTGGATTGTGCAGGTTCATCATCAGCATCAATATCAATTTGCCTTTCAGTTTGGTTCAAAAGGGACGGGACGAGGAGAATTTGATGGCATTTACGATATTGATGTGAGTGATAAAACTGGAACGATTGCTGTTGCAGATGTGGGGAATAAAAGAATTCAACTGTTGAACTCAGAAGGAAAGTTTCGAAGGGAGATAAAACTTGATGTTGAACCTTCGTCTGTGGCATTTACAGACTCTGGCGACCTGCTGACTTTAGTTCCGAAAAGCGACAATAGGCTTCGTGTGTTCAGTGAGGAGGGGCACTTCATCAAACACATCAATGATAAACATCTTGATAATCCACGTCACCTTTCCATTGCGAGTGATGGTCGTATAATCATAACTGAATGGTGGGACAAGAAAATCAAGGTCCTCTCCCCTGATGGGAATGACTTGCTCCAATCCTTCAGTGCCCCAGACCGTGATAAATTCCCAGATTATGCTATTTATCACCAGAacaaattctttgtttcttatTTGTTTGTTAATTGTGTCAAGGTATTTGACAAAACAGGAGTGTGTTTACATGACATTGGCTGCAAGGGTTCCAATGATGGCCAGTTTAAGCATGGTCCTAATGGACTGGTTATTGACAAGTACAACCAACTCATTGTGTGTGATGTAGGTAACCGTAGGCTGCAACTCTTCACCCTGAGCGGCACGTTTTTGAGTAAAATTGATGGACagtatttcaaaaatggcttttgGCCTTCTTACGTTGCTATAAACAGTGGTGGCAGTCTCGTAGTGGGTGACTTCGTCAACAGCCGCATTTCCGTTTTCTATTAAGATGTGAtatatttttgctttattaGCATAAGGCTAACGTTTTCTAATCAGACAGCcgagaataaagaaatgaatatttaaagtgcattgcataagcTCTAAACAAtggtgctttgaaaattcgaaattttacaaagaaaattatgGGATCAGTAGCGTCTTTGTCACCCAAGAACttttcagtttttgatggcttaTAACTgcctcgttatcaaagctaaaaggcttttGGAGGTTTAACTAAAAAAGTGAAACGAGTTCTTTTAGcatttgaagtcaatttttaaATAGCATGATTGATGCCATATgtgcaaactcgtatgttaatgaaacaaaatgtaaagaaagcCAAGATTCCCTTATACCTTTCCAATAAAAAGATTTACGTACTAGAATCTGCAACTACCCTGTAGGAAAGCAAGAGAAAAACGGGGAAAAATCCactgaaaaaaaacattatttttagttttaaatgGAGGATTTTTGAGgtaatttgttttgttatcttttctgTAAATTAGGTGTTTGCTTACAATTTGATATCAGTGTTTTAAAGGTAGCTATTGTAGGCAGtaatcaacctcgttccgaGGGCGCTTCCCCCTCCAAGTGAGCCAAAATCCCCGGGAACAAAGTTGTGCAGTGATGTGTTAAGCTGGTTACACCTTTCTCCAATTAAGGACAAGCACTTTTCAGTTGAGATTagattaaaaggaaaaatttgaatTGACGTAGAAAGTGCTTTCATTTTAACATGGCTTATCAGTCTTTCAGAAGTCTACTTGAATTTCATAAATACTATTtagtcaattttgactgatcattatcttctcttatccaacgctgtacaagattaaagcctagttttcactAGGGacgcaagcgcaagcataagagcgcttatttcaccgtgaaaacgaggttgagaaaagcataagcacaaacacaaggataaaaattttccttttccttgtgcttgcggttatgcttgcgttcgcttgcgtcgtgtgaaaacgaaacgcagcataagcacaaggaaatttgctacgtctggccaattaaagtaCTCCTTCTAGATTCCCTGCGTCTGagtatttaaacaaaatggcggatgccgcaGTTGaatttgatgcttatgtcgacgttcgttttcaatATTATGCGATTGGAAAAATAGCCTTTTAACGAATAAGAAGATGGTAAGCATCTGAAACTGAGCTCAGGATTTTCCAGACATCTGTGAAAAGTTTAATGCTGGCACAAATTATAGATATTTTCCAGAACCTGTAAAACTGTAGAACAGAAAACAGCGCACGAACAAGAAGAGATGTGAATGATGAAAATCGGGGCGACTAGAAATTTTTGCATGAATTTGGCGACTGAAATAAGGTTTTAAAAGATCTTAGAACGTTTCGCCTGCGTTCAGTTGACATAACATACACGCAGTTTTAaccttaaggcccgtgcaaacgctcgcaacattgttggccaacaagctgcaacattgttgggcccaacatgttgcgagcatttgcagaccatgttgtgtgttgttgcgtgttgttgcgtgttgttgcgacttgttggaagttgttggatgaagtttgaaactggtcaaacttcagagtcaataagtgccaacatttctattgtttcgcggtcatcgaagcgtggtccaaccatgttgcgttcgtttgcacagcacatccaacaatgttgcgccggcgcacgcgcactacatgccacgtatccacacaaatacatgcgaacaagaaatcaacatggcgtcggatatggaaaacgtcccagagtcctttgtattctcatctaaagacccaacatattgtgacttgttgcgagcgtttgcacacatctgCTAACATCACGCCACAAGAGACAACATtaattgttgggcccaacaatgttgcgtgttgttgcgagcgtttgcacgggtcTTTAACCTaatattaaaagaaaacttGGAACATGTGAAAAGACCAggttttcaaaataagcagatCAGTGTTACAATTGTTGGGCCCGGAAGGAAAAGAGCTGCTTGTCTGGCCGGTTCATACCAGTGAATTGCAATTATCCATTTTTGTTTCGCTCACGCGAGCCAAGCAGAGCGTGTTGAAATCTGACAGGCTCGTCtcagggttttcgacagttttgtaaagtagcggacatatttctgaaagcaccggacgtGACATTTTTTGGCACAGCAAGGCGTCCATTTCCCAGacaaggctggagttcactcaaattctctttaaaatgtAAGTCAAAAAATTATGattataaatataaaacaaactcctcaaatattggcatcaaggtaccggacatggaatgggaaacatTCGGACGAAACTTCCGGCcaccggcctcaaacgaaaaccctgctcGTCTCTATACGTGCCCGCGGGCGTGAGAAAGGCGTAAAGGGATGATCCCTTTGTTCTGAGACGACTGGGAACGAGTCAACGCCAGAATGACGTCAGGCTCTCAGAGACACAAGGCTAaagcgataataataataataacttaaaaaCCTATATGGCGCATGCTTCATGACAGAATGATCGTATGCTCTTAACATGGATTAAAATACCAATAAAATTTATCAGTTCATATAAGCTAAGAATATGTTCATAAATAGATTTGTAAGTTAACTTAAGATTAATTACATGAATTCAAAGtgccaaaaaaattgttaattcctgtaaattaaaaacatgctaatttaaaataataagttttaagttgactcttaaaattgttaattgtGGTGGCTTTCCTAATGAAGGAAGGAAGTGAATTCCAAACGTGAGGGGCAGCCATACTAAAAGAACGGTCACCAACTGTAGAATAAGACTTAcgtaaaggaaaatttaaaagtaattCATTGCCAGATCGCAAAGAGTAATTTGCACCGGTCTTAATGGAAATGAGATCACTTATGTAGGACGGCGCTAAGCCACTGATTGCCTTGTACGTTAAAAGTGCTATTTTGAACCTGATTCTGTAGATtatgggaagccaatgaagtttcatcAATAATGGGGTAATGTGACAGAATTTACTTTCCTCATAAACTAATCTGGCGGCCGAGTTTTGGACCCTTTGAAGCTTGGATAACTGGTAGTCAGGTAGACCATACAATAAGCTATTGCAGTAATCGATTCTGCATGTGACAAAAGAGTGCACCAGTGTTGCGGCCGCTTCTTGCGTTAAATATTTTCTTATGCGTCTTATGTTGTGTAACTGAAAGAATGATGCACTACAAAGATTGGTCACATGTTGGGACATATCAAATGTATCATTGAACCAAGTACCCAGATTCCTAACAGATCTGGACTTGGTTATCAGATGATTTCCCACTCGTATGCTAGTTACATTGACTTTAGCTAATTGCTGACGAGTTCCGATCATAATAAAGTCAGTTTTATCGTCGTTCAACATAAGACTATTGCctgagtccatttcttgatgTCAGCAATGCAGGCCTCCATGGCACTCACAGTAGCATCTTGACACAAAGAGTTGCTCGGGCTGAATGAAAGGTATAGCTGAGAATCGTCTGCGTAGGAATGAAATTCAGGTAGGTGAACCTCAATGATATCAATTAAACTGCTACAATAGATGTTAAATAACAGCGGACCAAGACAAGACCCTTGCGGAACGCCACAGTCAAGATGGAATTACTTCGATAGTTTATAATCAACAGCTATCCGCTGCGTTTCGACCAGATAAGTAGGAGCAAAACCATGATAGTACTGTACCTCCGATACCAAGCTTCGACGTCGTGCTCTCAAGTAGAATTTCATGATTCACTGTGTCGAACGCAGCACTGAGATCTAACAGCACGAGAAGAGTAACATGTTGCTTATTCATGTTAAGAAGGATGTCATTACGGACCCAAACCATGGCGAGACATGTGAGACTGCAGTTGGTCCGCAACAGCAGTCTCTGTAAGCTTGGAGATAAAGGCCAAATTGCTGACAGGGCGGAGATTCTTAAACAACATTTCGGTCCCGGGTTTCTTtagtagggggggggggggggtgactaTTGCTTCCTTCCATTTGTCGGCAAAGTGACCGCGCTTTAAAGACATGTTGATAATTGTCGTGATAACAGGTAGCAGCTCATCTAAGCACTGCACAACCATTACAGTTCGCATGGGGTCCAAGCAGGAGGACTTCTTGGCCGAGCGGGATATTAATTTCCTGACATCGTCCACAGAGAGAGTATTAAACTCCGTTAATGAAACATCAGCACTACGTGAAACAGTAGAATCAACCATGGAAAACGACGAACTGCTGGTTTCCAACTTTAACCTTCCGAAGGAAGAACTCCACAATATCATTAGCAAGTGCCGAAGCGTCAGTCCCATCCGCTAACGATAGAGTCTTAGACTCAGAAAGTAAGGACTTAGCTGCTCTAAATAATTTCCGTTGGTCAGTGCTGTTGTGGCGGATAAAGTTGCTATAATACTTGGAGCGTGCACTATTCATAAGTTTAGTGACGtaattcttttttattttaaacgcCGCAAAATCCGCGAGTGACTTGCTAGCCCgccattttttgttgtttacaaacattgacgtcacgtttcttttgatattcaaatttgccaaaccacggaacaaaagaaggcattttttcaacagccaattagcttCTGGTTGGCGTATTAATAACAATGGCTGACTGACCT
This portion of the Montipora capricornis isolate CH-2021 chromosome 11, ASM3666992v2, whole genome shotgun sequence genome encodes:
- the LOC138023547 gene encoding E3 ubiquitin-protein ligase TRIM71-like, with translation MSPHIHYLLDKKLDLMDKVIFTKTDASKCLAEGQDSKEVKERKETYFVIVTKDSEGFQCYQQDDKFKIDILTPEGDQLKTDIKDIKDGKYKVTYTPQCGGQHRVEILVNGQPLTGSPWIVQVHHQHQYQFAFQFGSKGTGRGEFDGIYDIDVSDKTGTIAVADVGNKRIQLLNSEGKFRREIKLDVEPSSVAFTDSGDLLTLVPKSDNRLRVFSEEGHFIKHINDKHLDNPRHLSIASDGRIIITEWWDKKIKVLSPDGNDLLQSFSAPDRDKFPDYAIYHQNKFFVSYLFVNCVKVFDKTGVCLHDIGCKGSNDGQFKHGPNGLVIDKYNQLIVCDVGNRRLQLFTLSGTFLSKIDGQYFKNGFWPSYVAINSGGSLVVGDFVNSRISVFY